In Bacillota bacterium, the sequence CGGTATTGCTGCCTTAAGAAACCATTGCCAGCCGCAACTAGCTGATCGAGTTTTAGCTCTCCCGCCGGGAAGTGCCAATCCTGAGCCTTCCCAACTCACGAAGGGAGGGCACAGGTTGGGATGAAAGGCGGGCGGCGACCAAGCGAATCAGTTTTATGACAAAAACAGGATTAATCGATCCAGAGAAGTTCTTAAGAGGGAGGAAGAAACACCAATGCCAAAGATTGTAATCCTGGATGGTTACACCACAAACCCCGGTGACCTTTCTTGGGAGAAGCTGGAGGCGCTGGGTGACCTGATTGTGTACGATCGTACGCCAGCTGACCTGGTTGCTAACCGTATCGGCGACGCCGACATTGTCTATACCAACAAAACCCCCATTACTAGGGCAACAATAGATGCTTGTCCCAACTTACGTTTCATTGGTGTCTTGGCCACAGGCTACGACATCGTTGATGTTAAGGCGGCCAAAGAGAAGGGAATTCCTGTCTGTAATATCCCCACCTATGGCACCGCCGCCGTAGCTCAAATGGCAATCGCACTGCTGCTGGAAATTTGCC encodes:
- a CDS encoding D-2-hydroxyacid dehydrogenase, whose translation is MPKIVILDGYTTNPGDLSWEKLEALGDLIVYDRTPADLVANRIGDADIVYTNKTPITRATIDACPNLRFIGVLATGYDIVDVKAAKEKGIPVCNIPTYGTAAVAQMAIALLLEICHHVAAHSEAVNNGDWTNNPDWCFWNYPLIELAGKTIGIIGYGRIGQATGRIAKALGMRVIAYDAFVEAEECVDLDTLLAESDVIALHCPLLPDTKG